The Candidatus Dechloromonas phosphoritropha genome includes a region encoding these proteins:
- a CDS encoding SPFH domain-containing protein: MALMDFIKKQFIDILQWTEESDGTLAWRFPMQEMEIQNGASLTVRDSQLALFVNEGTVADIFTSGMYKLTTQTLPVLTYLKNWDKLFESPFKSDLYFFSTRTQLDQKWGTPNPITIRDKEFGIVRMRAFGIYSYHLSDAKVFYQKISGTRASYAREEMEGQLRNTMVAGLTDLFGESGVSFVDMAGNQDEFGQAMKSKMAPMFAEFGLTLDSLVVQNVSLPEELQKVLDQKIGMNIIGDMSRFTQYQVANAIPEAARNEGGMAGMGVGMGAGVGMGQVMGQAMASAMQPGTAPAAPSAAAPVAAATVSADEVVATLEKLHGLVEKGILSQAEFEAKKAELLKKLS, from the coding sequence ATGGCGTTGATGGATTTCATCAAGAAACAATTTATCGACATCCTGCAATGGACGGAGGAAAGCGACGGCACGCTGGCCTGGCGCTTCCCGATGCAGGAAATGGAAATCCAGAACGGCGCCAGCCTGACGGTGCGCGATTCGCAACTGGCGCTTTTCGTCAATGAGGGCACGGTCGCCGACATCTTCACTTCCGGCATGTACAAGCTGACGACGCAGACGCTGCCGGTCCTGACCTACCTGAAGAACTGGGACAAGCTGTTCGAGTCGCCGTTCAAGTCTGACCTCTACTTCTTCTCGACGCGCACCCAGCTCGACCAGAAGTGGGGCACGCCGAATCCGATCACCATCCGCGACAAGGAATTCGGCATCGTCCGCATGCGGGCATTTGGCATCTATTCGTATCATCTGAGCGATGCCAAGGTCTTCTATCAGAAGATTTCCGGCACCCGTGCCAGCTATGCCCGCGAAGAGATGGAAGGCCAGTTGCGCAATACGATGGTCGCCGGCCTGACCGATCTCTTCGGTGAATCCGGGGTTTCCTTTGTCGATATGGCAGGCAACCAGGACGAGTTCGGCCAGGCGATGAAGTCCAAGATGGCGCCGATGTTCGCCGAGTTCGGCCTGACCCTTGATTCGCTGGTCGTGCAGAACGTCTCGCTCCCCGAAGAGTTGCAGAAGGTGCTCGACCAGAAGATCGGCATGAACATCATCGGTGATATGAGTCGCTTCACGCAGTATCAGGTTGCCAACGCAATTCCCGAGGCGGCGAGGAACGAGGGCGGCATGGCTGGCATGGGGGTCGGCATGGGTGCCGGCGTCGGCATGGGGCAGGTCATGGGACAGGCGATGGCTTCGGCGATGCAACCGGGAACCGCACCGGCCGCGCCTTCCGCAGCGGCGCCGGTAGCGGCTGCGACAGTTTCTGCCGACGAGGTCGTGGCAACGCTGGAAAAACTGCACGGGTTGGTCGAAAAGGGCATCCTGAGCCAGGCGGAGTTCGAGGCCAAAAAGGCGGAATTGCTCAAAAAACTGAGTTGA
- a CDS encoding DUF350 domain-containing protein has product MFDTVINSLPAFASFFVTAIILMLAFLAIYLKITPYNELALIRAGNEAAAVSLGGAVIGFALPISVSVAVSHNLYAMIGWGVVASVAQLLTFIVARLTLPRLNESIPQGKLASGIFLASLAIGVGILNAGCIV; this is encoded by the coding sequence GCCTGCCCGCCTTCGCCAGCTTTTTCGTGACGGCCATCATCCTGATGCTGGCGTTTCTCGCCATCTACCTGAAGATCACTCCCTACAACGAACTGGCCTTGATCCGTGCCGGCAACGAGGCCGCCGCGGTCAGCCTCGGCGGAGCGGTCATCGGTTTCGCCTTGCCGATTTCGGTTTCCGTCGCCGTCAGCCACAACCTCTACGCAATGATCGGCTGGGGCGTCGTCGCCTCCGTCGCGCAATTGCTCACCTTCATCGTGGCGCGCCTAACCTTGCCGCGCCTCAACGAAAGCATCCCCCAGGGCAAGCTGGCCTCGGGGATTTTCCTCGCTTCACTGGCAATCGGCGTCGGTATTCTCAACGCCGGCTGCATCGTCTGA